The following are encoded together in the Microbacterium hatanonis genome:
- a CDS encoding anti-sigma factor, with protein MEHIDPEMLALIALGEPVATSEVERHLDACDECADDLAGLRRAALAGRATLDAGDLERPREVVWERISAELALGTTAGPAAPAPEPSRSATRRRSVGRRRSGRNWGLAAVALLVAGASLGTWAWTRSTAPIEVAQASLAAFPDHPGAEGTAVVEENPDGSRFVRVEVSADAAPDTYREVWLIAPDASELVSLGVLDDDTGTLTVPAGVDLARFPLVDVSQEPVDGDPDHSGDSIVRGELSFS; from the coding sequence ATGGAGCACATCGATCCTGAGATGCTCGCGCTGATCGCGCTCGGCGAGCCCGTCGCGACGTCGGAGGTCGAGCGTCATCTCGACGCGTGCGACGAGTGCGCCGACGACCTCGCCGGCCTCCGTCGTGCGGCGCTCGCCGGGAGGGCGACCCTCGACGCGGGTGACCTCGAGCGACCGCGCGAGGTCGTCTGGGAGCGCATCTCCGCCGAACTCGCGCTCGGAACGACCGCAGGGCCGGCCGCCCCCGCCCCGGAGCCGTCCCGCTCTGCCACACGCAGACGCTCCGTCGGGCGCAGGCGCTCCGGCCGGAACTGGGGCCTCGCCGCCGTCGCACTCCTCGTCGCCGGTGCGAGTCTGGGAACCTGGGCGTGGACGAGGTCGACGGCACCCATCGAGGTGGCGCAGGCTTCGCTCGCCGCTTTCCCCGATCACCCCGGCGCCGAGGGCACCGCGGTCGTGGAGGAGAACCCGGACGGCTCACGATTCGTGCGGGTGGAGGTATCGGCGGATGCGGCGCCCGACACCTATCGGGAGGTGTGGCTCATCGCCCCCGATGCGTCCGAGCTGGTGAGCCTCGGTGTCCTCGACGACGACACGGGTACGTTGACCGTGCCCGCGGGAGTGGATCTCGCCCGTTTCCCGTTGGTGGACGTCTCGCAGGAACCCGTGGACGGCGACCCCGACCATTCGGGCGACTCGATCGTGCGGGGCGAGCTCTCCTTCTCCTGA
- a CDS encoding carbohydrate ABC transporter permease yields MSTATAVVTTRTGGRKNRDRPKLPWGNPFVYFLALVVIALLLAPVAYIVLGGFRSNSQITTDPAGFPGPWLVENYLSVLQGGIFWRQVLNSAIAALTTTAGAVILGLMASYVLARYRFRGRGVLYALFAAGLMFPITVAITPLYIVVRNLGLMNSLPGVILPQIAFALPTTIIILVPFLRAIPDEIEEAAFIDGASRIGFFWRMVIPLSMPGVITTGILAFIGSWNSYLLPLFILNNEATFTLPLGVQAFSSQYSVDTARVLAFTSLSMIPALVFFSLFERRIVGGLTGAVKG; encoded by the coding sequence ATGAGCACTGCGACAGCCGTCGTGACGACGCGCACCGGCGGGCGGAAGAACCGCGACCGTCCGAAGCTTCCGTGGGGGAACCCGTTCGTCTACTTCCTCGCGCTCGTGGTGATCGCGCTGCTCCTGGCTCCCGTCGCCTACATCGTGCTCGGCGGATTCCGGTCGAACTCGCAGATCACCACCGACCCCGCAGGATTCCCCGGTCCGTGGCTGGTGGAGAACTACCTCAGCGTGCTGCAGGGCGGGATCTTCTGGCGACAGGTGCTCAACTCCGCCATCGCCGCTCTGACCACGACGGCCGGGGCGGTCATCCTCGGCCTCATGGCGAGCTACGTGCTCGCGCGGTACCGATTCCGCGGACGCGGGGTGCTCTACGCGCTCTTCGCCGCCGGTCTGATGTTCCCCATCACGGTCGCGATCACGCCGCTGTACATCGTGGTGCGCAACCTCGGACTGATGAACTCGCTCCCCGGGGTGATCCTCCCGCAGATCGCGTTCGCGCTGCCGACGACGATCATCATCCTCGTGCCGTTCCTGCGGGCCATTCCCGACGAGATCGAAGAGGCCGCCTTCATCGACGGGGCGAGCCGCATCGGGTTCTTCTGGCGGATGGTGATCCCGCTGTCGATGCCCGGCGTCATCACCACCGGCATCCTCGCGTTCATCGGCAGCTGGAACAGCTACCTCCTGCCGCTGTTCATCCTGAACAACGAGGCGACGTTCACTCTGCCGCTGGGGGTGCAGGCGTTCTCGTCGCAGTACTCGGTCGACACCGCCCGGGTGCTCGCCTTCACCTCGTTGTCGATGATCCCGGCGCTGGTGTTCTTCAGCCTGTTCGAGCGCCGCATCGTCGGCGGACTGACCGGCGCGGTCAAGGGCTGA
- a CDS encoding glycoside hydrolase family 3 N-terminal domain-containing protein translates to MTGASPRVRALWAQMTLDEKLGQLVGFWVDQGDEVVAPMAGEMATATTYADATVHGLGHLTRVYGTRPVDPVERAAWLWGEQRRLKTETRLGIPALVHEECLTGLAAWTAATFPTPLAWGAAFDPDLVEEMGRAIGGSMRELGIHQGLAPVLDVVRDPRWGRVDECIGEDPYLVGTVGSAYVSGLQSTGVHATLKHFVGYSASQAGRNHAPVHAGPREIADVFLPPFEMAIRDGGARSVMNSYAEIDGEPVGATPRYLEGILRDQWGFDGVVVSDYFSVAFLHTMHAVAADLGAAAELALRAGIDVELPTGDAFLAPLAEGVRSGRIDEALVDRAVLRVLAQKEQLGLLDETFAEPPTSVDLDTPAHRDIARRLAEESVVLLANDGTLPVTGPRRVAVIGPNAAASEPLMGCYSFVNHVLAHHPGTPLGIEIPTVLDALRLEFAGAEITAATGCDVEGADRTGFAEAERIAREADVAIVVVGDRAGLFGRGTVGEGNDRESLDLPGLQRELVEALVATGTPVVAVLLTGRPYAIDWAFDGDRRPAAVLQAFFPGEAGGEAIAAVLSGRVNPSGHLPVSLPRSAGAQPFSYLHPILGGDSEITSADSSPTLPFGHGLGYTTFERRDLRIPDEAPAGASFSAAVTVRNTGAVAGTELVQLYARDLFASVTRPVAQLVGYQRVDLAPGEEVRVVFEVPTTRLAFSDASMRRIVEPGDVELWVGPSCAEKEATALLRVVGDVHEVAPADARLVVARIDRASVSV, encoded by the coding sequence ATGACCGGCGCTTCGCCGCGCGTACGCGCGCTGTGGGCGCAGATGACACTCGACGAGAAGCTCGGCCAGCTGGTCGGCTTCTGGGTGGACCAGGGCGACGAGGTCGTGGCGCCGATGGCCGGCGAGATGGCCACGGCCACCACCTACGCCGACGCCACCGTGCACGGCCTCGGGCACCTGACCCGCGTCTACGGCACACGTCCGGTCGACCCGGTCGAGCGCGCCGCCTGGCTGTGGGGCGAGCAGCGGCGGCTGAAGACCGAGACCCGACTGGGCATCCCCGCGCTCGTGCACGAGGAGTGCCTCACCGGGCTCGCGGCGTGGACAGCCGCGACCTTCCCGACCCCGCTCGCGTGGGGAGCAGCGTTCGACCCCGACCTCGTCGAGGAGATGGGTCGTGCGATCGGGGGATCGATGCGGGAGCTCGGGATCCATCAGGGTCTCGCGCCGGTGCTCGACGTCGTCCGCGATCCCCGGTGGGGGCGGGTCGACGAGTGCATCGGCGAAGACCCGTACCTGGTCGGAACGGTGGGGTCGGCGTACGTGAGCGGCCTGCAGAGCACCGGTGTGCACGCCACGCTGAAGCACTTCGTGGGGTACTCGGCGTCGCAGGCGGGGCGCAACCACGCCCCGGTGCACGCCGGTCCGCGGGAGATCGCCGACGTCTTCCTGCCGCCGTTCGAGATGGCGATCCGCGACGGAGGGGCGCGGTCGGTCATGAACTCCTACGCCGAGATCGACGGCGAGCCCGTCGGAGCGACCCCGCGCTACCTCGAGGGGATCCTCCGCGACCAGTGGGGTTTCGACGGCGTGGTCGTGTCGGACTACTTCTCGGTGGCGTTCCTCCACACGATGCACGCCGTCGCCGCCGACCTGGGCGCGGCCGCCGAGCTCGCCCTCCGGGCGGGCATCGACGTCGAGCTCCCCACCGGCGACGCGTTCCTCGCCCCGCTGGCGGAGGGGGTGCGCTCGGGAAGGATCGACGAGGCGCTCGTCGATCGTGCCGTGCTGCGGGTGCTCGCTCAGAAGGAACAGCTCGGGCTGCTCGACGAGACCTTCGCCGAGCCTCCGACGTCGGTCGACCTCGACACCCCCGCTCATCGCGACATCGCCCGGCGCCTCGCCGAGGAGTCGGTCGTTCTGCTCGCCAACGATGGGACGCTGCCCGTGACCGGGCCGCGGCGGGTCGCCGTCATCGGCCCGAACGCCGCAGCATCCGAGCCCCTGATGGGCTGCTACTCGTTCGTCAACCACGTGCTCGCCCACCACCCGGGCACCCCGCTCGGCATCGAGATCCCGACAGTGCTCGACGCCCTCCGTCTCGAATTCGCCGGGGCGGAGATCACCGCGGCGACCGGATGCGACGTCGAGGGCGCCGATCGAACGGGCTTCGCCGAAGCGGAGAGGATCGCGCGCGAGGCAGACGTCGCGATCGTCGTCGTCGGCGACCGCGCCGGACTCTTCGGCCGCGGAACCGTCGGTGAGGGCAACGACCGCGAGAGCCTCGACCTCCCCGGGCTGCAGCGAGAGCTCGTCGAGGCGCTCGTCGCCACCGGAACGCCGGTGGTCGCGGTGCTGCTCACCGGTCGCCCGTACGCCATCGACTGGGCGTTCGACGGCGACCGCCGCCCCGCAGCCGTCCTGCAGGCGTTCTTCCCGGGCGAGGCCGGGGGTGAGGCCATCGCCGCGGTTCTCTCGGGCCGTGTGAACCCGTCGGGGCATCTGCCGGTGTCGCTGCCCCGCTCAGCCGGTGCGCAGCCGTTCAGCTACCTGCATCCGATCCTCGGCGGGGATTCGGAGATCACGAGCGCCGACAGCTCCCCGACGCTGCCGTTCGGTCATGGGCTGGGCTACACCACGTTCGAGCGCCGCGATCTCCGCATCCCCGACGAGGCGCCGGCGGGGGCGTCGTTCTCGGCCGCGGTGACCGTGCGCAACACCGGTGCCGTCGCGGGGACCGAGCTGGTGCAGCTCTACGCGCGCGATCTGTTCGCCAGCGTCACCCGCCCGGTGGCGCAGCTCGTCGGCTACCAGCGAGTGGACCTCGCCCCGGGCGAAGAGGTGCGGGTGGTGTTCGAGGTTCCCACGACGCGCCTGGCCTTCAGCGATGCATCGATGCGCCGCATCGTCGAGCCCGGCGACGTCGAGCTGTGGGTCGGTCCCTCGTGCGCCGAGAAGGAGGCGACCGCCCTGCTGCGCGTCGTCGGCGACGTCCACGAGGTCGCACCGGCCGACGCGCGTCTCGTGGTCGCCCGCATCGATCGCGCGTCGGTGTCGGTCTGA
- a CDS encoding ABC transporter substrate-binding protein has translation MKLSRIGAGVAVALTGALALAGCSGGGSESADGSVSMTLWHNSSTGPGQEFWKKTVADFEAANPGVTIEIQALQNEELDGKLQTALNSGDAPDLFLQRGGGKMAAMVEAGQVKDLTGLLSDTATSEIPEASFGANTLDGKVYAMPVAVLPGGIFYSQDLFDAAGIEGTPETIDDLEADVEALKATGVSPIALGGKDAWPAAHWYYFFALRACSPEAMADAASEMNFDDPCWLEAAENLQSFADTEPYNEGFLSTSAQQGAGSSAGLLANRQAGMELMGAWNPGVISSLTPDQQPLPDLAWFPFPEVSGGDGEPGSIMGGVDGYSCSVGAPDACVDFLNYLATSDVQVEYYKAFAAPPVNTVAQEAVTEPYLQQIIEAYSAAPYVSQWLDTVYGLNVGNALNVAVVDLLAGQSGPQELVDAVNAAAAKG, from the coding sequence ATGAAGCTCAGCAGAATCGGGGCAGGCGTCGCCGTCGCCCTCACCGGAGCGCTCGCGCTCGCCGGATGCTCGGGAGGCGGCTCCGAGTCCGCCGACGGCAGCGTCTCGATGACCCTCTGGCACAACTCCTCGACCGGCCCGGGACAGGAGTTCTGGAAGAAGACGGTCGCCGATTTCGAAGCGGCCAACCCCGGCGTGACGATCGAGATCCAGGCGCTCCAGAACGAGGAGCTCGACGGCAAGCTGCAGACGGCGCTCAACTCCGGCGATGCGCCCGATCTCTTCCTGCAGCGCGGCGGCGGGAAGATGGCGGCCATGGTCGAAGCAGGTCAGGTCAAGGACCTCACGGGCCTCCTCTCGGACACCGCGACCAGCGAGATCCCCGAGGCGTCGTTCGGCGCCAACACGCTCGACGGCAAGGTCTACGCGATGCCCGTCGCCGTGCTCCCCGGCGGCATCTTCTACAGCCAGGATCTGTTCGACGCCGCGGGAATCGAGGGCACCCCCGAGACGATCGACGACCTCGAGGCCGATGTCGAGGCACTGAAGGCCACCGGCGTGTCGCCGATCGCCCTCGGCGGCAAGGATGCCTGGCCCGCTGCGCACTGGTACTACTTCTTCGCGCTGCGCGCCTGCAGCCCCGAAGCGATGGCGGATGCCGCCTCGGAGATGAACTTCGACGACCCGTGCTGGCTGGAGGCCGCGGAGAACCTCCAGAGCTTCGCCGACACCGAGCCGTACAACGAGGGCTTCCTGTCGACGTCCGCTCAGCAGGGCGCCGGCTCGTCGGCCGGTCTGCTGGCGAACCGCCAGGCGGGCATGGAGCTCATGGGCGCCTGGAACCCGGGTGTCATCAGCTCGCTCACGCCCGACCAGCAGCCGCTGCCGGACCTCGCCTGGTTCCCGTTCCCCGAGGTCTCGGGCGGTGACGGCGAGCCCGGCTCGATCATGGGCGGTGTCGACGGGTACTCGTGCTCTGTCGGTGCTCCCGACGCGTGCGTCGACTTCCTGAACTATCTCGCCACGTCCGACGTGCAGGTGGAGTACTACAAGGCCTTCGCCGCTCCGCCGGTGAACACGGTCGCTCAGGAGGCCGTCACCGAGCCCTACCTGCAGCAGATCATCGAGGCGTACAGCGCAGCCCCGTACGTGTCGCAGTGGCTCGACACCGTGTACGGACTCAACGTCGGCAACGCGCTGAACGTCGCCGTGGTCGACCTGCTGGCCGGACAGAGCGGGCCGCAGGAGCTCGTCGACGCGGTCAACGCCGCCGCGGCGAAGGGCTAG
- a CDS encoding LacI family DNA-binding transcriptional regulator, giving the protein MARRATIHDVAAAAGVSVATVSKAVNGRYGVADATAARVLQAVSDLGYESSLVASSMRSRRTGVIGVLVADFEPFSAEILKGVGWGLRETHYDLLAYSGSRQHSDQGWERRSLSRLSGTLIDGVIMVTPTVLEVNTEVPIVAVDPHTGHADLPTVESDSFAGAHQATTYLVELGHTRIGFLAGRPDLRSSILREAGYRRALSDAGLLHDPRLTRVGGYLADAVAVEARILLETDRPPTAVFAANDMSALGLIRVAEQLGIGVPEDLSVIGFDDIPDASQSAIPLTTVRQPMQRLGATAAAMLVALMAGQAPEQTHVELPTRLVPRATTAPPRGAITARTIA; this is encoded by the coding sequence ATGGCGAGAAGAGCGACGATTCACGACGTGGCCGCGGCGGCCGGCGTCTCGGTCGCGACGGTGTCGAAGGCGGTGAACGGCCGGTACGGCGTGGCCGACGCGACCGCCGCGCGCGTGCTCCAGGCGGTGTCCGATCTCGGATACGAGTCGAGCCTCGTGGCCAGCAGCATGCGGTCGAGACGCACCGGGGTGATCGGCGTCCTCGTCGCCGATTTCGAGCCCTTCAGCGCCGAGATCCTCAAGGGCGTCGGGTGGGGCCTGCGCGAGACGCACTACGATCTCCTCGCCTACAGCGGCTCGAGACAGCACTCCGACCAGGGGTGGGAGCGCCGATCGCTCAGCCGCCTCAGCGGCACGCTCATCGACGGCGTCATCATGGTCACCCCCACCGTGCTCGAGGTGAACACCGAGGTGCCGATCGTCGCGGTCGACCCGCACACCGGTCACGCCGATCTCCCGACCGTCGAATCCGACAGCTTCGCCGGCGCCCACCAGGCGACCACCTATCTCGTCGAGCTCGGCCACACCCGCATCGGTTTCCTCGCCGGGCGCCCCGACCTGCGCTCGTCGATCCTGCGCGAAGCCGGGTACCGTCGAGCGCTCTCGGATGCCGGGCTCCTCCACGATCCGCGTCTCACGCGCGTGGGCGGCTACCTCGCCGATGCGGTGGCCGTCGAGGCCCGCATCCTCCTGGAGACAGACCGGCCGCCCACCGCGGTCTTCGCAGCCAACGACATGTCGGCACTCGGGCTCATCCGCGTGGCCGAGCAACTCGGCATCGGGGTTCCCGAAGACCTGTCGGTGATCGGATTCGACGACATCCCCGACGCTTCGCAGTCCGCGATCCCCCTCACGACCGTCCGCCAGCCGATGCAGCGGCTCGGAGCCACTGCTGCCGCGATGCTGGTCGCACTCATGGCGGGACAGGCTCCGGAGCAGACGCACGTCGAGCTGCCCACGCGCCTCGTTCCACGCGCGACGACGGCGCCTCCGCGCGGCGCCATCACCGCACGGACGATCGCCTGA
- a CDS encoding MarR family winged helix-turn-helix transcriptional regulator yields MEHAQTDSRYWYGATEAGQRQRAVEVLQAFRLYRAAEVAMRRRTRDSMSMGENELLVLRYLLKAAREDRQVTPSELTRYLGVSTASTTAIIDRLERSKHVVRVPHPTDRRSVRVVATARSDEEVRATLGDMHGRMMAAVIDMTPEESAAVVSCLSRLQEAVDRVDAHPAEDDASDVLP; encoded by the coding sequence GTGGAACACGCACAGACCGACTCGCGCTACTGGTACGGCGCGACCGAAGCGGGGCAGCGCCAGCGCGCGGTGGAGGTGCTCCAGGCCTTCCGCCTGTACCGCGCCGCCGAGGTCGCGATGCGTCGCCGCACCCGCGACTCGATGTCGATGGGCGAGAACGAACTGCTCGTCCTCCGATACCTCCTGAAGGCGGCACGCGAGGACCGCCAGGTCACACCGAGCGAGCTGACCCGCTACCTCGGCGTCTCGACGGCCTCCACGACGGCCATCATCGATCGCCTCGAGCGGTCGAAGCACGTCGTCCGGGTGCCGCATCCCACCGATCGTCGAAGTGTCCGGGTCGTGGCCACCGCCCGTTCTGACGAAGAGGTGCGCGCGACGCTCGGCGATATGCACGGGCGCATGATGGCCGCCGTCATCGACATGACCCCGGAGGAGAGCGCCGCCGTGGTGTCGTGCCTCTCCCGGTTGCAGGAAGCCGTCGACCGGGTGGACGCGCACCCGGCGGAGGACGACGCATCCGACGTTCTGCCGTGA
- a CDS encoding ATP-dependent DNA ligase, with the protein MGRFIYDTMANSVDIDDRTLAHLRIVVMNKLRRSESFMFDIEVGDGSGRRSFWMHPSVPIQFHFFGSRSPRINRAWVEELMLVASGPNGLAIVPEPSEDSFVEEG; encoded by the coding sequence ATGGGCAGATTCATCTACGACACGATGGCCAACTCGGTCGACATCGATGACCGCACGCTGGCGCACCTTCGCATCGTGGTGATGAACAAGCTGCGACGCTCCGAGTCGTTCATGTTCGACATCGAGGTGGGCGACGGCAGCGGGCGGCGCAGCTTCTGGATGCACCCGTCGGTGCCGATCCAGTTCCACTTCTTCGGCAGCCGCAGCCCCCGCATCAATCGGGCATGGGTCGAGGAGCTGATGCTCGTCGCCAGCGGCCCGAACGGGCTGGCGATCGTGCCGGAGCCCTCCGAGGACTCCTTCGTCGAAGAGGGCTGA
- a CDS encoding long-chain-fatty-acid--CoA ligase, with product MATSNPHESKVWLAAYAPGVPAEIDEVVETLPDMIEASVKTHGKAPALEFFGAVTSYRDLGEQIERAAEGLCRLGVAKGDRVALILPNCPQHVVAFYAVLRLGAIVVEHNPLYTPRELRHQFEDHEAKFAIVWDKVYDVVDDFPQDVRPEQIVAVDMTEAFPWSKRVALRLPVAKAREARAKLTAKPRAKHPVSWDSLVGGRRLPRRTPRPSVDDIALLQYTSGTTGSPKGAILTHGNLRANAMQGRAWVPGLREGEETFYGVLPLFHAYGMTLCLTFAMSIGARLVLFPTFDVSLVSEAAKKSPPTFLPAVPPIYDQLSRASAQGSIDLTSVRFAISGAMSLPVATVERWEEATGGLLVEGYGMTETSPVALGNPIGPSRRPGTVGVPFPSTEIRVVDPDDPSVDVEAGEPGELLIRGPQVFQGYWRRPGESADSLLEGGWVRSGDIVTVAPDGFVTIVDRLKELIITGGFNVSPTEVEETLQQHPDVADAAVVALPRRDGGEIVAAAVVLRPGATIDVNTLRDFCRTRLAAYKVPKRVFVVEDLPRSLIGKVLRREVRSRLLGEA from the coding sequence GTGGCGACGTCCAATCCGCACGAGTCGAAGGTCTGGCTCGCCGCATACGCTCCGGGGGTCCCCGCCGAGATCGACGAGGTCGTCGAAACGCTCCCCGATATGATCGAGGCGAGCGTCAAGACGCACGGCAAGGCTCCCGCTCTGGAGTTCTTCGGCGCGGTCACCTCCTATCGCGATCTGGGCGAGCAGATCGAGAGGGCCGCCGAGGGACTCTGTCGTCTGGGGGTCGCCAAGGGCGATCGGGTCGCCCTTATCCTCCCGAACTGCCCGCAGCACGTGGTGGCCTTCTACGCGGTGCTGCGCCTGGGGGCGATCGTCGTCGAGCACAACCCGCTCTACACCCCGCGGGAGCTGCGTCACCAGTTCGAAGACCACGAGGCGAAGTTCGCCATCGTCTGGGACAAGGTCTACGACGTCGTCGACGACTTCCCGCAGGACGTCCGTCCCGAGCAGATCGTCGCGGTCGACATGACCGAGGCCTTCCCGTGGTCCAAGCGGGTGGCGCTGCGCCTCCCGGTGGCGAAGGCGCGCGAAGCGCGGGCCAAGCTCACCGCGAAGCCGCGGGCGAAGCATCCCGTCTCGTGGGACTCGCTCGTCGGCGGCCGGCGCCTTCCCCGGCGCACGCCTCGTCCGTCGGTCGACGACATCGCGCTGCTGCAGTACACCAGCGGGACGACGGGGTCGCCGAAGGGGGCGATCCTCACGCACGGCAATCTGCGCGCGAACGCGATGCAGGGACGGGCGTGGGTGCCGGGTCTGCGCGAGGGCGAGGAGACCTTCTACGGCGTGCTGCCGCTCTTCCACGCCTATGGCATGACCCTCTGCCTCACCTTCGCGATGAGCATCGGAGCCCGTCTCGTGCTGTTCCCCACCTTCGACGTGTCGCTGGTGTCGGAGGCGGCGAAGAAGAGCCCGCCGACGTTCCTCCCCGCCGTGCCGCCCATCTACGATCAGCTCTCGCGGGCCTCCGCGCAGGGGTCGATCGACCTGACATCGGTGAGATTCGCCATCTCGGGGGCGATGAGCCTCCCGGTCGCGACCGTCGAGAGGTGGGAGGAGGCCACCGGTGGTCTGCTCGTCGAGGGTTACGGCATGACCGAGACCTCGCCCGTCGCGCTCGGCAACCCCATCGGCCCCTCGCGACGTCCGGGGACGGTCGGGGTCCCGTTCCCGAGCACCGAGATCCGGGTGGTCGACCCCGACGACCCGTCGGTCGACGTCGAGGCCGGCGAGCCGGGTGAACTGCTCATCCGCGGCCCCCAGGTCTTCCAGGGCTACTGGCGCCGACCGGGGGAGTCGGCCGACTCCCTCCTCGAGGGAGGGTGGGTGCGCTCCGGCGACATCGTCACGGTCGCGCCCGACGGCTTCGTCACGATCGTCGACCGGCTGAAGGAGCTCATCATCACGGGGGGCTTCAACGTGTCGCCGACCGAAGTCGAGGAGACGCTGCAGCAGCATCCCGACGTCGCCGACGCCGCCGTCGTCGCCCTCCCGCGACGCGACGGCGGAGAGATCGTCGCGGCGGCCGTCGTGCTGCGACCCGGTGCGACGATCGACGTCAACACCCTGCGCGATTTCTGCCGCACCCGACTGGCGGCCTACAAGGTGCCCAAGCGCGTCTTCGTCGTCGAGGATCTGCCTCGTTCGCTCATCGGCAAGGTGCTGCGGCGCGAGGTGCGGTCGCGTCTGCTCGGCGAGGCATAG
- a CDS encoding carbohydrate ABC transporter permease — MHVRDTSTTEPPASVEVAGHGGGDVTTSLPPVGRRPKGIGWAGRIEIALLVGPALLVFLGFVIFPVVAAAYYGFFNWKGYGAPTDFVGFDNYLIILQDRNFHEALGHNAFIVVASLVLQGPVALILALLLNRRMRGQSIIRVLIFVPYVIAEVVVGVGWSLMLQQQGALNGLLANLGLSSLEQDWLANPSLAIWTLMVIITWKYVGFAVILFLAGLQGIPEELSEAAAIDGASYWQIQWRITLPLLGPTLRIWAFLSIIGSLQLFDLVYIIWGQYVASTAGTSTMATYMVSEGRNAGNYGYGNAVAVVIFVISLVVALIYQRFVLRRDTQGALTGGKRR, encoded by the coding sequence ATGCACGTCCGCGACACATCGACCACGGAGCCCCCGGCTTCCGTCGAGGTCGCGGGACACGGCGGGGGCGACGTCACCACGTCGCTCCCGCCGGTCGGCCGGCGCCCCAAGGGCATCGGCTGGGCGGGGCGCATCGAGATCGCGCTCCTCGTCGGTCCCGCGCTCCTCGTCTTCCTCGGCTTCGTCATCTTCCCCGTCGTCGCCGCCGCCTACTACGGCTTTTTCAACTGGAAGGGCTACGGGGCGCCGACCGATTTCGTCGGGTTCGACAACTACCTGATCATCCTGCAGGACAGGAACTTCCACGAAGCCCTGGGGCACAACGCCTTCATCGTCGTTGCCTCCCTCGTGCTGCAGGGCCCGGTGGCGCTCATCCTCGCGCTGCTGCTGAACCGCCGGATGCGCGGGCAGTCGATCATCCGCGTGCTCATCTTCGTCCCCTACGTCATCGCCGAAGTGGTGGTCGGGGTCGGCTGGAGTCTCATGCTCCAGCAGCAGGGGGCCCTGAACGGCCTGCTCGCGAACCTCGGTCTGAGCAGCCTCGAGCAGGACTGGCTCGCCAACCCGTCTCTCGCCATCTGGACCCTCATGGTCATCATCACGTGGAAGTACGTCGGCTTCGCCGTCATCCTCTTCCTCGCCGGGCTCCAGGGCATCCCCGAGGAGCTCTCGGAGGCGGCCGCCATCGACGGTGCCTCGTACTGGCAGATCCAGTGGCGGATCACGCTTCCGCTGCTCGGACCCACGCTGCGCATCTGGGCGTTCCTGTCGATCATCGGCTCGCTGCAGCTGTTCGATCTCGTGTACATCATCTGGGGGCAGTACGTGGCCTCCACGGCGGGGACGTCCACCATGGCGACCTACATGGTCTCCGAGGGACGCAACGCCGGCAACTACGGCTACGGCAACGCCGTCGCCGTCGTCATCTTCGTGATCTCGCTCGTCGTCGCGCTGATCTATCAGCGCTTCGTGCTGCGGCGCGACACGCAGGGCGCACTGACCGGAGGGAAACGCCGATGA